The following proteins come from a genomic window of Meleagris gallopavo isolate NT-WF06-2002-E0010 breed Aviagen turkey brand Nicholas breeding stock chromosome Z, Turkey_5.1, whole genome shotgun sequence:
- the CZH5orf63 gene encoding glutaredoxin-like protein C5orf63 homolog, with amino-acid sequence MIFCFLSRTVQLASTSSLPGRRLCSARANKPVLTLFTKKPCPLCDEAKEVLEPYKRRFILQEVDITLPENSAWYNKYKYDIPVFHLNGKFLMKHQVDIQKFEDQLTKLEMHNDGKH; translated from the exons atgatattttgttttctgagcagAACAGTGCAACTAGCAAGTACTTCCAGTCTACCGGGAAGACGACTCTGTTCAGCTCGCGCGAATAAGCCAGTATTGACTCTGTTCACCAAG AAACCTTGCCCTCTTTGTGATGAAGCAAAAGAAGTGCTTGAGCCATATAAGAGAAGG TTTATTTTGCAGGAGGTGGATATTACCCTTCCAGAGAACTCAGCATGgtataataaatacaaatatgatatacctgtttttcatttaaatggaaAGTTCCTAATGAAGCATCAAGTAGACATTCAGAAGTTTGAGGACCAGCTTACAAAGCTGGAAATGCATAATGATGGAAAGCattga